In Argonema galeatum A003/A1, one genomic interval encodes:
- a CDS encoding HlyD family efflux transporter periplasmic adaptor subunit yields MTNKQIVDRSNGNGNGKHNGSAQVKDFNTVWVPPEPVSPPPPPFEPDNQPILLERPSWWSHAFVWLIVSVTGAALLWAAFAPIEQSIPAMGKLETEGAAKEVKAPNGGVVREIFVKDGEQVTKGQLLITLDPTAPQADLDSLFKQRETLLRENQFYAQVNGARTGGSPELQALTQSRSALIAENQYLKAQMNGSKVAGGGDEFFANQENLLTASRAELRSRVEAAQLQVQELQTQLAQVQVQLAAGSAQLPFASTQLATTKERLQLAKVQFETAQAQLPRAIQQFETAKLQLPRAIQQFETAKLQLPRAVDRSQTAKALLATDQTLLDKIRSVVAEGAISELQSRRQEQQVLTRQNDVAERESEILTRQNEVTQSESEILRRRQEITASEAEILRRRQELVASRSEISNRQGEVANGEAELLKTQAEIERLKGEQQRITVSIDRAKQQLKNTRDLSAKDIFTKIADNHQKIAEIDSQLARLRLENKKKLDEIESQIQKAKQAVQYQELRAPVDGIVFNLKPNSPGYVVRQIDAEPVVSIVPTDKLVAKIYITDRDLGQVLDKLKKEENGLKVEVNVESFPSTEYGTLTGTLTSVGSDALAPAPDKQRPYYAFPAKIQLENQTLKYNNREIRLQSGMAINASIKVRNRTVLGIFTELFQKQVDDLKTVK; encoded by the coding sequence ATGACCAACAAACAGATAGTCGATCGTTCCAATGGTAACGGTAACGGCAAACACAACGGTAGCGCTCAAGTAAAAGATTTTAATACCGTTTGGGTTCCTCCCGAACCAGTTTCCCCTCCTCCGCCTCCTTTTGAGCCAGATAACCAACCTATCCTATTAGAGCGACCTTCTTGGTGGTCGCACGCCTTTGTTTGGCTAATTGTCAGCGTGACTGGTGCCGCTCTACTTTGGGCAGCATTTGCCCCGATCGAGCAATCAATCCCAGCTATGGGTAAATTGGAAACGGAAGGTGCTGCCAAAGAAGTGAAAGCACCCAACGGCGGCGTGGTACGCGAGATTTTTGTCAAAGACGGAGAGCAGGTGACAAAAGGTCAGCTTTTGATTACGCTTGACCCCACAGCACCCCAAGCAGATTTGGACTCGCTCTTCAAACAGCGCGAAACGCTTCTGCGGGAAAATCAATTTTACGCGCAAGTCAATGGCGCAAGAACAGGAGGCAGTCCCGAATTACAAGCGCTAACCCAGTCTAGATCTGCTCTCATCGCCGAAAATCAATACTTAAAAGCTCAGATGAATGGATCGAAAGTAGCTGGCGGCGGGGACGAATTCTTTGCCAACCAAGAGAACCTTTTAACTGCCAGCCGCGCCGAATTGCGGTCTCGCGTGGAAGCAGCTCAGTTGCAAGTTCAAGAGTTACAAACGCAACTCGCCCAGGTGCAAGTGCAATTAGCCGCAGGCTCGGCACAATTGCCCTTTGCTAGTACGCAATTAGCGACGACCAAGGAGCGATTACAACTGGCTAAGGTGCAGTTTGAAACAGCCCAGGCGCAATTACCCAGAGCGATCCAGCAGTTTGAAACAGCTAAATTGCAATTACCCAGGGCGATCCAGCAGTTTGAAACAGCTAAATTGCAATTACCCAGAGCGGTTGATCGATCGCAAACGGCTAAAGCTCTACTCGCTACAGATCAAACCCTTCTAGATAAGATCAGATCCGTAGTGGCGGAAGGGGCGATATCTGAGCTGCAATCTCGACGGCAGGAGCAACAAGTTTTGACGCGCCAAAATGATGTTGCCGAAAGAGAATCGGAAATTTTGACGCGCCAAAATGAGGTTACGCAAAGTGAATCGGAAATCTTAAGACGCCGCCAGGAAATCACGGCAAGCGAAGCGGAAATCTTGAGACGCCGCCAGGAACTCGTAGCCAGCAGATCTGAAATATCAAACCGCCAAGGTGAAGTTGCCAACGGCGAAGCCGAACTTTTAAAAACGCAAGCTGAAATAGAGCGTCTGAAGGGAGAGCAACAACGCATCACCGTGTCCATCGATCGGGCGAAGCAACAGTTGAAAAATACTCGTGATTTATCTGCCAAAGATATATTCACGAAAATTGCTGATAACCACCAAAAGATTGCAGAAATTGATAGCCAGCTAGCTCGATTGAGATTGGAAAATAAGAAAAAGCTAGACGAAATTGAGAGCCAAATTCAAAAGGCAAAACAGGCTGTTCAGTACCAAGAATTGCGAGCCCCAGTTGATGGAATTGTATTTAATCTCAAACCAAATTCACCGGGATATGTTGTCAGGCAAATTGATGCGGAACCAGTGGTGTCAATTGTGCCTACCGATAAACTGGTGGCAAAAATATACATTACAGACCGCGATCTCGGCCAGGTTTTGGATAAATTGAAGAAGGAAGAAAATGGGTTGAAGGTGGAGGTAAATGTTGAATCTTTCCCATCCACCGAATATGGCACTCTGACGGGTACACTGACTTCTGTCGGTTCGGATGCTTTAGCGCCCGCTCCCGATAAACAACGTCCTTATTATGCTTTTCCTGCCAAAATACAGCTGGAAAATCAGACGTTAAAATACAACAATAGGGAAATTCGCCTTCAGTCCGGTATGGCGATAAATGCCAGTATAAAGGTGCGTAATCGGACGGTGCTGGGTATCTTTACAGAGTTGTTCCAAAAGCAGGTTGATGACCTTAAGACCGTTAAGTAA